In one window of Drosophila mauritiana strain mau12 chromosome X, ASM438214v1, whole genome shotgun sequence DNA:
- the LOC117147529 gene encoding LOW QUALITY PROTEIN: U3 small nucleolar RNA-associated protein 15 homolog (The sequence of the model RefSeq protein was modified relative to this genomic sequence to represent the inferred CDS: substituted 1 base at 1 genomic stop codon), whose translation MQNYLLALNKGRLQQQAQVETPDSVYWGRLAKPELLKEHNTIDYLDFSPSDPDNFAMTCSERVQIYNLVTKLLVRNLSRFQKTAYGGTFRQDGQFLAAGDEEGHVKLFDSTRNIMRLFKGHTAPVHRAFFTADKLQLASFGDDKSVRLRDLANGKVVQTYEDTHTDYVRAGAMHPQEGHIFVSGGYDGKINLYDTRAQTAVQRTVDHGAPVESMLFLSKGSIFVSAGGSQVRLWDLVNGCRLFTMMSQHHKTVTCLRLGSDGRRLLSGGLDGQVKIYDMSTYRTVHTLTYPNAVVSLAVADGDKAVVAGMVDGQVSIRRMMADSKPSDLEKIREDLAQNYFTSKERTNNTQEGDPIIKDRVQEPELISYDVHFRPFDCKEALDEVMHAQKMENHPELVVAVITDLLHRGSLEKALTGRREAELVRFIDFICNHLGEMRFVRPLMMAASRVLDVLEQHLGGYSEKLLEALQRLSLAMXEEVRLTADLMRLKGALHIMNAFYIK comes from the exons ATGCAGAACTACTTACTTGCACTGAACAAGGGGCGTCTTCAACAGCAAGCCCAGGTGGAAACGCCGGATTCGGTGTACTGGGGCCGACTGGCG AAACCAGAACTACTCAAGGAGCACAACACCATCGATTATTTGGACTTCAGTCCAAGCGATCCTGACAACTTTGCTATGACCTGTTCGGAGCGCGTTCAGATCTACAATCTGGTGACAAAGCTTTTGGTAAGGAACCTGTCCCGATTCCAAAAGACCGCATACGGAGGCACCTTCCGGCAGGATGGTCAATTCCTGGCCGCCGGCGACGAGGAAGGCCACGTCAAGCTATTCGACAGCACTCGCAACATCATGCGTTTGTTCAAGGGGCACACGGCACCAGTACACCGCGCCTTCTTTACGGCGGACAAGCTGCAGCTAGCCAGTTTTGGAGACGACAAGTCGGTTCGTCTGCGGGACTTGGCGAACGGCAAGGTGGTGCAAACGTACGAGGACACGCACACCGACTACGTTCGTGCTGGCGCCATGCATCCGCAGGAGGGGCATATCTTCGTCTCCGGCGGCTACGATGGCAAGATCAATCTGTACGATACGAGAGCGCAAACGGCGGTGCAGCGCACCGTGGATCACGGAGCGCCTGTGGAGTCCATGTTGTTCCTTTCGAAGGGTTCCATTTTCGTCAGCGCCGGCGGCAGCCAGGTGCGCTTATGGGATCTCGTCAACGGCTGCCGTCTGTTCACCATGATGTCGCAGCATCACAAAACAGTAACTTGTCTGCGACTGGGATCCGATGGCAGGAGATTGCTCTCTGGCGGGCTCGATGGGCAGGTGAAAATCTACGATATGAGCACCTACAGAACAGTGCACACGTTGACCTATCCCAATGCAGTGGTCAGCCTGGCTGTCGCTGACGGCGATAAGGCAGTTGTGGCTGGGATGGTCGATGGCCAAGTCTCCATTCGTCGCATGATGGCAGACAGCAAGCCCAGTGATTTGGAAAAGATTCGTGAGGATCTCGCTCAAAATTACTTCACGAGTAAGGAACGCACGAACAACACCCAAGAGGGTGATCCCATAATCAAGGACCGCGTCCAGGAGCCCGAATTGATATCCTACGATGTGCACTTCCGCCCGTTTGACTGCAAGGAGGCTTTGGACGAGGTGATGCATGCGCAGAAGATGGAAAACCACCCGGAGCTCGTTGTGGCTGTCATCACGGACCTACTGCACCGTGGATCACTGGAAAAAGCCCTCACGGGTCGTCGTGAGGCAGAGCTTGTCCGATTCATCGACTTCATTTGCAACCACTTGGGCGAGATGCGATTCGTGCGCCCGCTGATGATGGCCGCCAGCAGGGTCTTGGATGTCCTCGAGCAGCACTTGGGGGGCTACAGCGAGAAGCTGCTAGAAGCCTTGCAACGATTGTCACTTGCCATGTAGGAGGAGGTGAGGCTTACCGCCGACCTGATGCGTTTGAAGGGAGCTCTGCATATAATGAATGCATTCTATATCAAATAG
- the LOC117147531 gene encoding proteasomal ubiquitin receptor ADRM1 homolog: protein MAQSNANNLVEYKAGRMVLQGKIVEPDDRKGLLFVRRSAADNQLHIHWMDRRSGSVELDIVATPGVLEFRRIEQCKTGRVYVLKYTRSPQRYFFWMQELQADGDALFCQRVNELIASGERQRDEIAAAEGDMDTDVEHKAQSRGFGGSENPQVLEEMLIETQATWLPANQRSNQWQTDMVIEEQPSALADPDSDSDTDTDTNTSDPGVHSFDLATVLRQHGGEAVDKLLSCPLRRKKLMAQLPKDHEAMDEQQDILEHLRSPQFYESLSCFSLGLHSGLLRKSLEPLLKNDVNREALDAAQVGDVDRFLRELERTNRDDGGPTD from the coding sequence ATGGCCCAATCGAATGCAAACAATTTGGTCGAGTACAAGGCCGGCCGCATGGTCCTTCAAGGCAAGATAGTCGAGCCCGATGACCGCAAAGGCCTGCTCTTCGTGCGCCGATCCGCCGCTGATAACCAGCTGCACATCCATTGGATGGATCGGCGATCCGGGTCCGTTGAGCTGGATATTGTTGCCACGCCGGGCGTTCTCGAGTTCCGTCGCATTGAACAGTGCAAAACAGGTCGGGTGTATGTGCTCAAGTACACACGATCGCCGCAGCGTTACTTCTTCTGGATGCAGGAGCTGCAGGCGGACGGGGATGCGTTATTCTGTCAGCGGGTCAACGAACTGATTGCCAGTGGTGAACGCCAAAGGGATGAGATTGCGGCGGCCGAGGGAGATATGGATACGGATGTGGAACACAAGGCACAAAGCCGCGGTTTCGGTGGCAGTGAGAATCCTCAAGTTCTGGAAGAGATGCTTATCGAAACGCAAGCAACTTGGCTGCCAGCTAACCAGAGGTCGAATCAATGGCAAACTGATATGGTGATCGAAGAACAGCCCTCGGCATTAGCCGATCCCGATTCAGATtcggatacggatacagatacaaatacttCAGATCCAGGTGTACATTCATTTGACTTGGCAACTGTTTTACGCCAACATGGCGGCGAAGCAGTGGATAAACTTCTAAGTTGCCCATTGAGACGTAAAAAACTGATGGCCCAATTGCCCAAAGATCATGAGGCGATGGATGAGCAGCAAGACATACTCGAGCATCTGCGTTCGCCGCAATTCTACGAGTCCTTGTCCTGTTTTTCCTTAGGACTGCATTCTGGTCTCCTCAGAAAGAGCCTGGAGCCTCTGTTGAAGAATGATGTCAATCGCGAGGCCCTGGACGCCGCTCAAGTTGGGGATGTTGACCGTTTTCTACGTGAACTGGAACGAACCAATAGGGATGATGGTGGGCCAACCGATTGA